In Candidatus Zixiibacteriota bacterium, the following are encoded in one genomic region:
- a CDS encoding FmdB family transcriptional regulator gives MPTYEYRCRTCAYEFEEFQSIADPALTKCPKCGGLIERLISGGGGLLFKGSGFYITDYRSEGYKKAARADNAPTSSTTPPKSGDSKSKK, from the coding sequence ATGCCAACTTATGAATACCGCTGCAGAACCTGCGCCTACGAGTTTGAGGAATTTCAGAGCATTGCTGATCCTGCCCTGACAAAATGCCCAAAATGTGGCGGCTTGATCGAGCGCCTGATTTCGGGCGGCGGTGGGCTTCTATTCAAGGGCTCCGGATTCTATATCACTGATTACAGGTCCGAAGGCTACAAGAAGGCCGCTCGGGCGGACAATGCCCCCACATCGTCCACAACGCCGCCTAAATCGGGAGACTCAAAGAGCAAAAAGTAA
- a CDS encoding FAD-binding protein, with the protein MPLDRDVIRILEDGFPDAVLHSDSDDFGEYLHDATEIDHTPDLVIFPRSSSQVSRLVQLATEHSFSIIARGAGTGFSGGAVATHGGVVVSLEKLNRILEINAQNRSATVETGVITYDLDQAANRHGLFYPPDPASHKESTLGGNLAECAGGLRCLKYGVTKDYVLGLEYVDYEGNIHRTGSMSDTSESLDLTSLLTGSEGTLGIVTSTQLRLLPMPESRMTFLYTFRDEVDAARAVSEIRRSGILPCAMEFMDRGAIGPVVAHLKLADMQNSTAMLLIELDGSDDDVSRDVAALMPLVRRFNPIIQRQATDDNERESLWQIRRELSTVVKALSKVKTSEDVCVPISKFADLVAEIQSIGSKHGLQTGSFGHAGDGNLHVCFIIPELTDEVRSAIEAAKAQLLRATLALGGTISGEHGIGFTKKKYLSEELGDDGIELLRIIKQSFDPRGIINPGKII; encoded by the coding sequence ATGCCGCTTGATCGTGATGTCATTCGGATTCTGGAGGATGGATTTCCGGATGCCGTATTGCACTCTGACAGCGACGACTTCGGCGAGTACCTGCACGATGCCACCGAGATCGATCACACTCCCGATCTTGTCATTTTCCCCAGATCAAGTTCGCAAGTATCAAGACTTGTTCAGCTTGCAACCGAACATTCATTTTCAATCATAGCGCGCGGTGCCGGGACCGGATTCTCCGGCGGAGCGGTGGCAACTCACGGGGGCGTCGTAGTCTCGCTTGAAAAGTTGAATCGTATTCTTGAGATCAATGCTCAGAATCGATCTGCCACTGTAGAAACCGGGGTGATCACGTACGATCTCGATCAGGCGGCGAACAGGCACGGTCTATTCTATCCTCCCGATCCGGCGTCGCACAAAGAATCGACACTCGGCGGAAACCTCGCAGAATGCGCCGGTGGGCTTCGCTGTCTCAAGTATGGTGTTACCAAGGATTATGTTCTCGGATTGGAGTACGTCGATTATGAGGGCAATATCCATCGCACCGGCTCGATGAGTGATACATCTGAGTCTCTCGATCTCACTTCGCTTCTGACTGGTTCCGAGGGCACGCTTGGAATTGTGACAAGCACGCAATTAAGACTCCTGCCGATGCCTGAATCGCGGATGACATTCCTGTATACATTCAGAGACGAAGTCGACGCTGCCAGAGCGGTGTCCGAGATTCGACGATCGGGAATATTGCCATGTGCGATGGAGTTCATGGATCGTGGCGCCATAGGTCCCGTTGTTGCCCATCTGAAGCTGGCTGATATGCAGAATTCCACCGCGATGCTGCTGATAGAACTTGACGGTTCTGACGATGATGTGAGCCGAGACGTTGCAGCGCTGATGCCACTGGTACGGCGATTCAATCCGATTATCCAGAGGCAGGCTACCGATGACAACGAACGCGAGAGCCTCTGGCAGATTCGTCGAGAGCTGTCCACTGTCGTGAAAGCGCTCTCCAAGGTGAAAACATCCGAGGATGTCTGCGTACCGATCTCGAAATTCGCCGACCTGGTGGCCGAGATTCAGTCTATCGGCTCGAAGCACGGTTTGCAGACCGGATCTTTCGGCCACGCCGGAGATGGCAATCTTCACGTGTGCTTCATCATTCCCGAATTGACAGATGAGGTTCGCTCGGCGATTGAGGCTGCAAAAGCACAGCTTCTTCGCGCAACTCTGGCACTGGGCGGGACAATCTCGGGCGAGCATGGTATCGGCTTCACCAAGAAGAAATACCTGTCGGAAGAGCTTGGTGATGATGGCATAGAACTGCTGAGAATCATCAAGCAGTCATTCGATCCCAGGGGAATTATCAATCCCGGCAAAATTATCTGA
- a CDS encoding aminotransferase class I/II-fold pyridoxal phosphate-dependent enzyme: MAKMSSIKPASRTADIRYAVRDIVVLAKEVAKTRKEMLYLNIGDPNQYDFVTPPHMVEAIHRALTSNFNGYSPSSGIQEAVDAIDCEARRKGIDNILDLFVTTGASEAIEICLTALADEGDNVMTPAPGYPLYQAVLAKLKVVENAYYLNEDDDWQPDLDDISSKINSRTRAIVMINPNNPTGSVCSEETMRGLIKLVKEHNLVIFCDEIYDKLILNDKKHISLASLDRNVSCITFNGLSKSYLGPGLRIGWGIVSGDGAVMKDYIEAINKILRARLCANHPIQYAIKPALEGDQSHLDIVRDKLRRRRDITTDMLNDIPGMSCVKPEGAFYAFPRIYIDQSDEHFVKELIKETGVVVVPGSGFGQVPDSRHFRVVFLPPEDILKKAYSSMADFFKKYVADHENVTA, translated from the coding sequence ATGGCTAAGATGTCAAGTATAAAACCGGCCAGCCGAACAGCTGATATCAGATATGCGGTTCGCGATATAGTCGTGCTTGCCAAAGAGGTTGCGAAGACACGCAAGGAAATGCTGTACCTCAATATAGGCGATCCAAACCAATATGATTTCGTAACTCCACCGCACATGGTTGAAGCAATCCACCGCGCACTGACCTCGAATTTCAATGGCTACTCGCCGTCATCCGGAATTCAGGAGGCAGTCGACGCAATCGATTGCGAAGCGCGCCGCAAGGGAATCGACAATATTCTCGACCTGTTTGTCACAACCGGGGCGAGTGAAGCCATCGAAATCTGCCTGACAGCTCTCGCTGACGAGGGCGACAATGTCATGACCCCAGCGCCCGGCTATCCTCTATATCAGGCCGTGTTGGCAAAGCTGAAAGTGGTCGAGAATGCTTACTATTTGAACGAAGATGACGATTGGCAGCCTGATCTCGACGACATATCAAGCAAAATTAACAGCCGTACACGCGCGATTGTGATGATCAATCCGAATAACCCCACCGGTTCGGTTTGCAGCGAGGAGACGATGCGTGGGTTGATCAAGCTGGTGAAAGAACACAATCTCGTGATTTTTTGCGATGAGATTTACGATAAACTAATCCTCAACGACAAGAAGCATATCTCACTGGCATCGCTCGACAGGAACGTGTCCTGCATCACGTTCAATGGCCTTTCGAAATCGTATCTCGGACCTGGACTCAGAATCGGATGGGGGATTGTGAGTGGTGATGGTGCGGTGATGAAGGACTACATCGAAGCGATCAACAAGATTCTGCGGGCAAGACTCTGCGCAAATCATCCCATACAGTATGCTATCAAGCCGGCTCTTGAAGGTGACCAGTCGCATCTCGATATCGTCCGCGATAAGCTGCGCCGCCGCCGTGATATCACGACCGACATGCTCAACGACATTCCGGGAATGTCGTGCGTCAAGCCGGAAGGCGCGTTTTATGCCTTCCCGAGGATCTATATCGATCAGAGTGACGAACACTTCGTAAAAGAGCTGATCAAAGAGACCGGCGTTGTTGTTGTTCCGGGTAGCGGATTCGGTCAGGTGCCCGACTCGAGGCATTTTCGGGTGGTGTTCCTGCCGCCGGAGGATATCCTCAAGAAGGCGTACTCAAGCATGGCGGATTTCTTCAAGAAGTACGTCGCCGATCATGAGAACGTGACAGCGTAG
- a CDS encoding TPM domain-containing protein — protein sequence MEQLFAGDDLSDIAGMVKRFEQMTGCEIVVRITNDKIMPEKAARAEFVKLGLDKAANGAGILLYVNLFQHKLILLAGAGITEKLGETWLQQQIDRLSDRFRKYQFGFGIHDTVSRMAIDLKEHFPPSDKDVSQ from the coding sequence TTGGAGCAGCTTTTTGCGGGAGATGATCTATCTGATATCGCCGGAATGGTGAAGCGATTTGAGCAGATGACAGGCTGCGAAATTGTTGTGCGCATCACGAACGACAAGATTATGCCGGAAAAAGCAGCAAGGGCAGAGTTCGTCAAGCTTGGTTTGGACAAAGCTGCCAACGGCGCTGGAATACTGCTCTATGTGAATCTCTTCCAGCACAAACTAATCCTCCTCGCGGGCGCGGGCATAACAGAGAAGCTTGGCGAAACATGGTTACAGCAACAGATCGACAGGCTGAGCGACAGATTCAGAAAATATCAATTCGGTTTCGGTATTCACGATACAGTCTCACGCATGGCCATAGACCTGAAGGAGCACTTCCCGCCATCAGACAAGGATGTTTCGCAGTAA
- a CDS encoding TPM domain-containing protein has translation MKILGFAFCIAWLLASQSAIAAYDGPLVVDDANFLDGAQLLELTYEVKAVNSSNDFFLVILTTPSLDGQKIETFSRAILQVWNIGHEGRKDGILLLVVKQDTTFHFQAGTDVENLLSDAHFGYIIDLILKPAFERRDFLNGLVQAVRTLPTEIEKPNRLLYLWLIPIAIVMVILYSNTLNRRRRACPHCKARVSPVAIRCPKCLGDIRSLRDDPCPCGSKKSYGHCCLEKHIEGRCSHRIQFLRYIDIRFLKSRSTGFGGFTAGGTCELPASKPESKDFDGTGVVGGW, from the coding sequence TTGAAGATTCTCGGGTTCGCATTTTGCATTGCTTGGCTGCTCGCGAGCCAGTCAGCTATCGCCGCGTATGACGGCCCGCTGGTGGTTGACGATGCGAACTTCCTTGACGGCGCCCAGCTTCTTGAGCTGACCTATGAAGTCAAGGCTGTCAATAGCAGCAATGACTTCTTTCTGGTCATTCTAACCACACCGTCACTCGACGGCCAGAAAATCGAGACATTTTCGAGGGCTATTCTCCAGGTCTGGAATATCGGTCACGAGGGTCGCAAGGATGGGATTCTGTTGCTGGTTGTGAAACAGGACACGACATTTCACTTCCAGGCGGGTACGGATGTAGAGAATCTACTCAGCGATGCGCATTTCGGTTATATCATAGATCTCATACTCAAGCCTGCTTTTGAGCGCAGAGACTTTCTGAACGGTCTGGTGCAGGCTGTGCGAACCCTGCCTACCGAAATAGAGAAACCGAATCGCCTCTTGTACCTGTGGCTTATACCGATTGCAATAGTGATGGTAATCCTTTATTCAAACACGCTCAATCGCAGACGACGTGCTTGTCCGCACTGCAAAGCGAGAGTCTCGCCTGTGGCGATACGATGTCCGAAATGCCTCGGAGATATCAGGTCGCTCCGTGATGATCCCTGCCCGTGCGGCTCTAAGAAATCATACGGGCACTGCTGTCTGGAAAAACACATCGAGGGACGCTGTTCGCATCGAATTCAATTCCTCAGGTATATCGACATTCGATTCCTGAAGTCGCGTTCGACTGGATTCGGCGGATTCACCGCAGGTGGAACGTGCGAACTACCGGCCTCGAAGCCGGAATCGAAAGACTTCGACGGAACCGGTGTTGTGGGAGGTTGGTGA
- a CDS encoding metalloregulator ArsR/SmtB family transcription factor has product MASRVTKDQSDSEKCASVFRALSDETRLRILLMLEARPRSVNEIVDFFLLTQPTISRHLFVLKKAGLVNVERQGQKKIYSLNESALRNDAFDYFLQFHCCSSSKRRK; this is encoded by the coding sequence ATGGCGAGCAGAGTCACAAAAGATCAGAGCGATTCCGAGAAATGCGCAAGTGTGTTTCGTGCTCTGTCTGACGAGACGCGCCTGAGGATCCTTTTGATGCTGGAGGCTCGCCCTCGATCAGTAAATGAAATTGTCGATTTTTTCCTTCTCACTCAGCCGACAATATCCCGACACCTCTTCGTGCTTAAGAAGGCGGGGCTGGTAAATGTTGAGCGTCAGGGGCAGAAAAAGATATACTCTCTTAACGAATCTGCACTCAGAAACGATGCCTTCGACTACTTCCTGCAGTTCCACTGCTGTTCTTCCAGCAAGCGGAGAAAGTAA
- a CDS encoding ROK family protein, whose translation MDQAFAGIDLGGTNIKYGLCAEDGSILAFSTAPARAGEGPEKLLRRIRDCARELLSIASEKSLVVRHIGLGTPGTVDISTGEISGMAPNIPGWKGCRPGQYLESELGLPIHAENDANAMVLAEYLFGAAVGTSSVIAATVGTGIGGGIIIDSKLVRGATGAAAEFGHASIVLDGQLCACGKPGCLEAYAASGNLIRIAESMTRDAREKSILAAELRQIGNLTIETIFEALNEGADPIAEAAVRKSADYLAAGLASIVTILNPEMVVIGGGIADAGGSKYIEIVRRGILDRAIEPCARNLRVERAVLGNKAGFIGAALLGEQI comes from the coding sequence ATGGATCAGGCATTCGCCGGCATAGACCTTGGCGGCACAAACATCAAGTATGGACTTTGCGCTGAGGATGGATCGATTCTTGCCTTCAGTACAGCTCCCGCAAGAGCAGGAGAGGGCCCGGAGAAACTCCTGCGGAGAATCAGAGACTGCGCTCGCGAACTACTCTCGATAGCCTCCGAGAAGAGCTTGGTCGTGCGGCACATTGGGCTGGGAACTCCCGGAACGGTCGACATCTCCACCGGGGAAATCTCAGGCATGGCGCCGAATATCCCGGGATGGAAAGGATGCCGCCCAGGTCAATATCTCGAATCCGAACTCGGCCTGCCCATCCATGCGGAAAACGACGCCAACGCAATGGTGCTGGCGGAGTACCTTTTCGGAGCCGCTGTGGGAACCAGCTCGGTAATCGCCGCTACTGTCGGGACAGGCATCGGCGGGGGTATAATCATAGACAGCAAATTGGTGCGCGGGGCTACCGGCGCTGCAGCCGAATTCGGTCACGCCTCTATTGTGCTCGATGGTCAACTGTGTGCCTGTGGCAAGCCAGGCTGCCTGGAAGCATACGCCGCCTCCGGGAATCTCATCAGGATCGCCGAGAGTATGACACGGGACGCCCGGGAAAAGTCGATATTGGCGGCGGAACTGCGGCAAATCGGTAATCTCACAATTGAGACGATTTTCGAGGCCCTTAATGAGGGTGCCGATCCAATCGCCGAGGCGGCAGTCAGGAAGTCGGCCGATTACCTCGCGGCAGGGTTAGCATCGATTGTCACAATTCTCAACCCTGAGATGGTTGTAATCGGAGGTGGGATTGCGGATGCGGGTGGCAGCAAATATATCGAAATTGTCAGGCGCGGGATTCTCGATCGGGCGATAGAACCATGCGCCAGAAATCTACGGGTCGAAAGAGCGGTGCTGGGCAACAAGGCGGGATTCATCGGAGCCGCCCTGCTTGGCGAGCAGATATGA
- a CDS encoding YceI family protein codes for MKRFVMGALILSICFAAVGFAQEADTVEVREARFVFDDPVGRNIVTFSSHAPLETVIGRTSALYGHLFLNLDSLSEKTEAYFECDLSTLATGVRDRDADMLSDKYLAVDSFPTATFKLLTIKKTDFEVLNNEGQVILSGRGEFNLRGVLDTVNVEATLTYFKENKVTATRLPGDILKLKADFDIRMSNYGIKIPDTAFLMLDDRIHVEINAFGATGVQPIDRNAPAAMPVEMPVEEPADKAVKGE; via the coding sequence ATGAAACGGTTTGTGATGGGCGCTTTGATTCTTTCGATCTGTTTTGCGGCAGTGGGCTTCGCGCAGGAGGCTGACACAGTTGAGGTTAGAGAGGCCAGGTTCGTATTTGACGATCCTGTGGGGCGGAATATCGTGACTTTTTCATCTCATGCCCCTTTAGAGACAGTCATAGGCAGGACATCCGCTCTCTACGGTCATCTGTTTCTGAATCTTGATTCGTTGTCGGAGAAGACGGAGGCCTATTTTGAGTGCGATCTCTCGACTCTTGCGACCGGGGTGCGCGACAGAGACGCCGATATGCTGTCAGACAAGTATCTGGCGGTTGATAGCTTCCCGACAGCCACCTTTAAGTTGTTGACAATAAAGAAAACAGACTTTGAAGTGCTTAATAATGAAGGCCAGGTCATTCTGAGCGGCAGGGGAGAGTTCAATCTTCGTGGAGTTCTCGACACCGTGAATGTCGAAGCTACATTGACCTACTTCAAAGAAAACAAGGTGACCGCTACGCGTCTGCCGGGCGACATACTCAAGCTGAAGGCAGACTTCGACATAAGAATGTCTAATTACGGCATCAAAATTCCGGACACTGCCTTTCTCATGCTGGACGACCGGATTCATGTCGAGATCAATGCTTTTGGAGCGACGGGCGTTCAGCCTATAGACAGGAATGCTCCTGCTGCGATGCCAGTCGAGATGCCGGTCGAGGAGCCTGCCGACAAGGCAGTTAAAGGGGAGTAG
- a CDS encoding T9SS type A sorting domain-containing protein yields MKQKNLSVLTLLASLMLLIFSGSAFAATGVTFVNKTLIHDCVDTLTVNVTADDAISCFDMVAEIATATGGAFGTLTEVILNYGDDSDISMVNGSPDDVFRFYGCNLGGGDVIPAGTDVLAKLVVTVSTDLGTFTIDESSIVGGSCGVYGAVPGFVSGCSFTALTVNAGTYTVINNDPYFTNCPTLISTTCAAGTISYNFDATDDDCGTTLTYSLGTGTGGGINVNTGMYQINVSQMCGNYSFQIIVTDEHGATAACNFDLFVDDVAPHFTACPTDGSITSLLWGYLASGSVDAEDPDLCPATLEYTMCGISGPGVFPGTFNLDSGNGDWSWQTEELPEYVGTWEICIEVSDGCKSAQCTFEITVLPTYRVLIEKVHDQYQGHYTEVEVSLTDITDFIGGFDFLISYDASALTFMEATIGVALVNDCDWEYFTYRAGQCSGPCPSGLVRIVGMAEMNNGPHHPSCFSQGPIVLATLKFYVTNDRTFDCMFVPVGFYWLDCGDNTISGVSGDTLWVSRYVYGYDDPPYLLDPAENQFVAGWQSIIPAIDCDADPDGDGPKLGPLVGIDFWGGGVDIACADSIDARGDLNLNEVANEIADAVLYTNYFIYGLGVFNPLTIEGQIAASDVNADGRILTVGDLVYLTRVITGDALPYPKLTPYATSVDVIVERVGSDLTVGTSSSVDIGAAHFVFSVDGNVTVTSLVNGMNILSDVVDGELRVLVYDIGSGRINAGANELISITSDGNVELVETNFSDYYGNLMTTNTSAKVLPSNFALNQNFPNPFNPSTEISIDVPGQSDWKLDIYNVTGQLIESFSGYTAGGRVIVTWDAGTAASGIYFYKATVGQYTDVKKMVLMK; encoded by the coding sequence ATGAAGCAAAAAAATCTAAGCGTTCTTACTTTGCTGGCCTCGTTAATGCTTCTTATCTTCTCTGGTTCCGCTTTTGCTGCGACGGGAGTCACGTTTGTAAACAAGACGCTCATCCACGACTGCGTGGATACGCTGACTGTAAATGTGACTGCTGACGACGCTATCAGTTGTTTCGACATGGTAGCTGAGATAGCAACCGCCACTGGAGGAGCCTTTGGAACACTCACCGAAGTCATCTTGAACTACGGCGACGATTCCGACATATCTATGGTCAATGGCTCTCCTGATGACGTTTTCCGTTTCTATGGCTGTAATCTTGGTGGCGGCGATGTAATACCTGCCGGCACCGACGTTCTCGCAAAGCTGGTTGTAACCGTCAGTACTGACCTCGGTACATTCACCATCGACGAATCGTCGATAGTTGGAGGTTCTTGTGGTGTGTATGGTGCGGTGCCCGGTTTTGTGAGCGGATGCAGCTTCACAGCTCTGACCGTCAACGCTGGCACGTATACGGTGATCAATAATGATCCGTACTTCACGAACTGCCCAACGTTGATAAGCACGACGTGCGCAGCCGGCACGATTTCCTACAACTTCGATGCCACTGATGACGATTGCGGAACCACGCTGACATATTCACTTGGTACTGGTACCGGTGGCGGCATCAACGTCAACACCGGAATGTATCAGATCAATGTGAGCCAGATGTGCGGTAACTACAGCTTCCAAATCATCGTAACAGACGAGCATGGCGCCACGGCGGCATGCAACTTCGATCTGTTCGTTGACGACGTAGCCCCGCACTTCACTGCTTGCCCGACGGACGGAAGCATCACCTCGCTGTTGTGGGGATACTTGGCTTCCGGTTCAGTTGATGCCGAAGATCCTGACTTGTGCCCAGCTACGCTGGAATACACAATGTGCGGAATCAGCGGCCCCGGAGTATTCCCGGGCACGTTCAACCTGGACAGTGGCAATGGTGACTGGTCCTGGCAGACTGAGGAACTTCCAGAATATGTTGGCACTTGGGAGATCTGCATAGAAGTTAGCGACGGTTGCAAAAGTGCACAGTGCACTTTTGAAATCACTGTTTTGCCGACATATCGTGTCTTGATTGAGAAGGTACATGATCAGTACCAGGGTCATTATACCGAAGTAGAAGTGTCACTCACTGACATTACGGACTTCATCGGCGGTTTTGACTTCTTGATCTCTTACGATGCATCGGCTCTTACATTCATGGAAGCCACAATTGGCGTAGCACTCGTCAATGACTGCGATTGGGAGTACTTCACCTATCGCGCCGGCCAATGCAGCGGCCCCTGCCCTTCAGGACTCGTTCGCATCGTCGGTATGGCTGAAATGAACAATGGACCGCATCACCCGAGCTGTTTCAGCCAGGGTCCGATCGTACTTGCCACTCTGAAGTTCTACGTGACGAACGACAGAACTTTTGACTGCATGTTTGTTCCGGTCGGCTTCTACTGGCTCGACTGCGGTGACAACACTATCTCCGGCGTATCCGGTGATACATTGTGGGTATCCCGCTATGTGTACGGATATGACGATCCACCGTATCTGCTCGACCCAGCCGAGAATCAATTTGTTGCCGGATGGCAGTCAATAATCCCAGCAATCGACTGTGATGCTGACCCTGACGGCGATGGTCCGAAGCTCGGTCCGCTCGTTGGTATCGATTTCTGGGGCGGCGGTGTTGATATCGCCTGTGCAGATTCTATCGATGCTCGCGGCGACCTTAACCTTAACGAAGTCGCCAACGAGATCGCGGACGCGGTACTCTACACCAACTACTTCATTTATGGCTTGGGCGTATTTAATCCGCTCACAATTGAAGGACAGATTGCTGCTTCCGACGTGAATGCCGACGGTCGCATTCTGACGGTTGGTGACCTTGTGTACCTGACCCGTGTCATCACAGGCGACGCTCTTCCGTACCCGAAACTCACTCCATACGCAACTTCAGTTGATGTAATTGTTGAGCGCGTAGGTAGTGATTTGACGGTCGGTACGTCGTCGAGTGTTGATATCGGTGCCGCGCACTTCGTATTCAGTGTGGATGGCAACGTTACGGTGACCTCGCTTGTCAATGGCATGAACATCCTTAGTGATGTCGTTGATGGCGAACTCCGGGTACTGGTCTATGATATCGGCTCCGGCAGAATCAACGCCGGTGCAAACGAGTTGATCAGCATTACTTCAGATGGCAACGTCGAACTCGTAGAGACCAACTTCTCTGACTACTACGGAAATCTTATGACTACGAATACTTCGGCAAAAGTCTTGCCGAGTAACTTCGCACTCAACCAGAACTTCCCGAACCCGTTCAACCCCTCTACGGAAATCTCGATCGATGTTCCAGGTCAATCTGACTGGAAACTTGACATCTACAACGTAACCGGTCAGCTCATCGAGAGCTTCTCCGGATACACAGCTGGTGGTCGCGTCATAGTGACGTGGGATGCCGGCACTGCTGCCAGTGGTATCTACTTCTACAAAGCTACCGTTGGTCAGTATACCGATGTCAAGAAGATGGTTCTGATGAAGTAA
- a CDS encoding LuxR family transcriptional regulator, which yields MTHRSEHHFAEAIFEKLALESLPVEQSAYADTGGDSSIEEILPKYRSKLKWHIRNSLSPRQREVIGLILKGKTEREISSILGVAQQVVHIYKWRAIKMLRKKLASRAVCQKTNSRKG from the coding sequence ATGACACACCGGTCTGAACATCATTTCGCTGAGGCGATCTTCGAGAAACTCGCACTCGAGAGCCTTCCTGTGGAGCAGTCCGCGTATGCCGATACTGGAGGCGATAGCTCCATTGAGGAGATTCTGCCTAAGTACAGATCAAAGCTCAAATGGCATATTCGCAACTCCCTTTCTCCGAGGCAGAGAGAGGTAATCGGGCTGATTTTGAAGGGCAAGACCGAGAGAGAGATATCCTCAATACTTGGGGTTGCCCAACAGGTTGTTCATATTTATAAGTGGCGTGCTATTAAAATGTTACGGAAGAAGTTAGCATCGAGAGCTGTATGTCAAAAAACTAATAGTAGAAAGGGATAA